In the Pseudomonas sp. DTU_2021_1001937_2_SI_NGA_ILE_001 genome, one interval contains:
- the tssB gene encoding type VI secretion system contractile sheath small subunit, with amino-acid sequence MAKDASVAPKERINITFKPATGGAQEQIELPLKLLALGDFTGRPDERKLEDRKPIAIDKNSFDEVLAKQALSLVFSVPNRLEDESQADETAVQLQIRSMKDFSPASLVEQVPQLRKLMELRNALVALKGPLGNVPAFRKAIEDVLADEQSRARVLGELGLALEAPASTPSRDQ; translated from the coding sequence ATGGCCAAAGATGCCTCGGTAGCACCCAAGGAACGCATCAATATCACCTTCAAACCGGCGACCGGTGGTGCCCAGGAACAGATCGAGCTGCCGCTCAAGCTGCTCGCCCTGGGTGATTTCACCGGACGCCCCGACGAGCGCAAGCTCGAAGATCGCAAGCCCATCGCCATCGACAAGAACAGCTTTGACGAGGTACTGGCCAAGCAGGCGTTGAGCCTGGTCTTCAGCGTCCCCAACCGTCTGGAGGATGAGTCGCAGGCCGACGAGACAGCCGTGCAGCTGCAGATCCGTTCGATGAAGGACTTCAGCCCTGCCAGCCTGGTCGAGCAGGTGCCGCAGTTGCGCAAGCTCATGGAGCTGCGCAATGCACTGGTCGCGCTCAAGGGACCCTTGGGCAATGTACCGGCGTTCCGCAAGGCCATCGAGGACGTTCTGGCCGACGAACAATCCCGCGCACGAGTGCTAGGCGAGTTGGGGCTGGCCCTCGAAGCGCCCGCCAGTACGCCGTCCCGCGACCAATGA
- the tssC gene encoding type VI secretion system contractile sheath large subunit: MTTASQTQAQAEHAQPSLLDTIIAQTRLNPADEAWAIARRGVSAFIAELLKPHNDAEPVKKALADRMIAEIDARLSRQVDEILHHPQFQALESAWRGLKLLVDRTDFRENIRIEILNVSRHDLLDDFEDSPEVVQSGLYKHVYTAEYGQFGGQPVAAMIANYELTPSAPDIKLMQYVASVACMAHAPFIAAASPAFFGLESFTGLPDLKDLRDHFEGPQFAKWQSLRQSEDARYLALTLPRFLLRTPYDPEENPVRSFAYRESVAASHEHYLWGNTAWTFATRLTDSFARFRWCPNIIGPQSGGAVEDLPLHHFESMGEIETKIPTEVLVSDRREFELAEEGFISLTMRKGSDNAAFFSASSVQKPKLFGNSPEGRAAELNYRLGAQLPYMMIINRLAHYLKVLQREQLGSWKERTDLELELNKWIRQYIADQENPAAEVRGRRPLRAAQVRVTDVEGEPGWYRVSLDVRPHFKYMGADFTLSLVGKLDKE, from the coding sequence ATGACGACTGCAAGCCAGACCCAAGCTCAAGCCGAGCACGCCCAGCCCAGCCTGCTTGATACGATCATCGCGCAGACCCGCCTCAACCCGGCTGACGAAGCCTGGGCCATCGCCCGGCGCGGCGTTTCGGCATTTATCGCCGAACTGCTCAAGCCGCACAACGACGCCGAGCCGGTCAAGAAGGCCTTGGCCGACCGCATGATCGCCGAGATCGATGCACGCCTCAGCCGGCAGGTGGATGAAATACTCCATCATCCACAGTTCCAGGCCCTGGAGTCGGCCTGGCGTGGCCTGAAGCTGCTGGTCGACCGCACCGACTTTCGCGAGAACATCCGCATCGAGATCCTCAATGTCTCGCGCCATGACCTGCTCGACGACTTCGAGGACTCTCCGGAGGTCGTCCAGTCGGGTCTCTACAAGCATGTCTACACCGCCGAGTACGGGCAGTTCGGCGGCCAACCTGTCGCGGCGATGATCGCCAACTACGAGCTGACGCCCAGCGCCCCCGACATCAAACTCATGCAGTACGTCGCCAGCGTGGCCTGCATGGCTCATGCGCCCTTCATCGCTGCCGCCTCGCCAGCGTTCTTCGGCCTGGAGAGCTTTACCGGGCTGCCCGACCTCAAGGACCTGCGTGATCATTTCGAAGGCCCGCAGTTCGCCAAATGGCAGAGCCTGCGCCAGTCCGAAGATGCCCGTTACCTGGCCCTGACGCTGCCGCGCTTTCTGCTGCGCACGCCTTACGATCCCGAGGAAAATCCGGTCAGGTCGTTTGCCTATCGCGAGTCGGTGGCAGCCAGCCACGAGCATTACCTGTGGGGCAACACCGCCTGGACCTTTGCCACGCGCCTGACCGACAGCTTTGCCCGTTTCCGCTGGTGCCCGAACATCATCGGCCCGCAGAGCGGCGGGGCCGTGGAAGACCTGCCCCTGCATCATTTCGAGAGCATGGGGGAGATCGAGACCAAGATTCCCACCGAGGTGCTGGTCTCCGACCGCCGCGAGTTCGAACTGGCCGAAGAGGGCTTCATTTCCCTGACCATGCGCAAAGGCAGCGACAACGCGGCGTTCTTTTCCGCCAGCTCGGTGCAGAAGCCCAAGCTGTTCGGCAACAGCCCCGAGGGTCGGGCGGCCGAGCTCAACTACCGACTGGGCGCGCAATTGCCCTACATGATGATCATCAATCGTCTGGCCCATTATCTGAAGGTGCTGCAGCGCGAGCAGCTGGGTTCCTGGAAGGAGCGCACCGACCTGGAGCTGGAACTCAACAAGTGGATTCGCCAGTACATCGCCGACCAGGAAAATCCCGCTGCCGAGGTGCGGGGCCGGCGCCCGCTGCGCGCTGCACAGGTGCGAGTCACCGATGTAGAGGGAGAGCCGGGCTGGTATCGGGTGAGCCTCGATGTGCGGCCGCATTTCAAGTACATGGGCGCCGATTTCACCCTGTCGCTGGTCGGCAAGCTCGACAAGGAATGA
- the tssE gene encoding type VI secretion system baseplate subunit TssE, which produces MNGYGSLFERLAGDSARRAGWTHEQAVMDSVATHLQRMLVVRAGSVPTLGDYGLPDLNDLRLSLHDALEQARTAIEAVISRYEPRLEEVRVAALPGGHDPLKLGFSVAAWLRIDDLRRPVHWQLRLQGGSQIRIGPRAVGDLS; this is translated from the coding sequence ATGAACGGTTATGGCAGCCTTTTCGAACGATTGGCCGGCGATTCGGCCCGGCGGGCCGGATGGACTCACGAGCAGGCAGTGATGGACTCGGTGGCCACTCACCTGCAGCGCATGCTGGTGGTACGCGCCGGTAGTGTGCCGACCCTTGGCGATTACGGGCTGCCTGACCTCAATGATCTGCGCCTGAGCCTGCACGATGCCCTTGAACAGGCCCGCACGGCCATCGAGGCGGTGATCAGCCGTTACGAACCGCGCCTTGAGGAGGTGCGAGTGGCGGCGCTGCCTGGTGGCCATGACCCGCTAAAGCTGGGCTTCAGCGTCGCGGCCTGGCTGCGCATCGACGATCTGCGTCGGCCAGTGCACTGGCAACTGCGGTTGCAGGGTGGCAGCCAGATACGGATCGGACCACGCGCCGTGGGTGACCTTTCTTGA
- the tssF gene encoding type VI secretion system baseplate subunit TssF, with amino-acid sequence MTFNDYYLSELSALRQLGQRFAERNPGLAPWLGQPGQDPDVERLLEGFAFLTGRLRQKLDDDLPELTHSLVQLLWPNYLRPLPAFSILQFDPLEQPEAGRLVVRGSPIESRPVDGVRCRFRTCYDTEVHPLALTELSLSADAQGALLTLRLHVTGEGHLGQLSLQRLRLHLAGERPVSQTLYLSLLRHLQDVVLLPLGGDGQALCDESGHPVTLKLPADSVQPVGFAEHEALVPYPLNTFRGYRILQEYFAFQDKFLFVELQGLVALQSLPQRLLQQGRGFELRLAMGNPALCQLQPGAANVRLYCTPIVNLFRHDALPLRIDGRRDDYLLMACADGAQSRAVYSVDSVVGWRSGGLGYRNYVPFESFEHDPSFEMTGRQPYYSVRQRPSPVHGSLETWLSFTGDSPQVGETLSVELTCTNHDLPRRLQVGEIDQPCENGPAFVRFRNIVPATRSYPPPLGRDFLWRLISNMSLNYLSLTNVEALKVILQTYDLPRHYDPHAERLSNHLLGGLQAVQHLGVDRLHQGLPVRGLRTLLRIDPRHFSGAGDLFLFASVLNEFFALYASLNSFHELQVITTQGENHRWKPRMGQQPLL; translated from the coding sequence TTGACCTTCAATGACTATTACCTGAGCGAGCTGAGCGCCTTGCGCCAACTCGGGCAGCGCTTTGCCGAGCGCAATCCGGGACTGGCGCCCTGGCTCGGCCAGCCTGGCCAGGACCCGGATGTCGAACGTCTGCTCGAAGGCTTCGCCTTTCTGACCGGGCGGTTGCGGCAAAAGCTCGACGATGATCTGCCCGAGCTGACGCATTCGCTGGTGCAACTGCTGTGGCCCAACTACCTGCGGCCGCTGCCCGCGTTCAGCATTCTGCAGTTCGATCCTCTGGAACAGCCCGAGGCGGGGCGCCTGGTGGTGCGTGGCAGTCCTATCGAAAGCCGGCCGGTAGACGGTGTACGCTGCCGCTTTCGCACCTGCTACGACACTGAAGTCCATCCCCTGGCGTTGACCGAACTGAGCCTGTCGGCCGACGCCCAAGGCGCGCTACTGACGCTGCGCCTGCATGTGACCGGCGAAGGGCATCTGGGGCAATTGTCCCTGCAGCGCCTGCGTTTGCACCTGGCCGGTGAGCGCCCGGTCAGCCAGACGCTTTACCTGAGCCTGCTGCGTCATTTGCAGGACGTTGTACTGCTGCCGTTGGGTGGCGACGGACAGGCGCTGTGTGATGAGAGCGGCCACCCTGTGACGCTCAAGTTGCCCGCCGACAGCGTCCAGCCCGTGGGCTTCGCCGAGCACGAAGCACTGGTGCCGTACCCGCTCAACACCTTTCGTGGCTACCGCATCCTCCAGGAATACTTCGCGTTTCAGGACAAGTTCCTGTTCGTCGAGCTGCAAGGCCTGGTCGCCCTCCAGAGCCTGCCGCAGCGGCTGCTGCAACAGGGGCGGGGTTTCGAACTGCGTTTGGCCATGGGCAACCCGGCGCTTTGCCAACTGCAGCCTGGCGCAGCGAATGTGCGCCTGTACTGCACACCCATCGTCAATTTGTTCCGTCACGACGCCTTACCCTTGCGTATCGATGGCCGGCGTGACGACTACCTGCTGATGGCCTGCGCCGACGGAGCACAGAGCCGTGCCGTGTATTCGGTGGATTCCGTGGTGGGCTGGCGCAGTGGCGGACTCGGCTACCGCAACTACGTGCCATTCGAGTCCTTCGAGCATGACCCCAGCTTCGAAATGACCGGGCGCCAGCCTTACTACAGTGTTCGCCAGCGTCCGTCGCCGGTGCATGGCAGCCTGGAAACCTGGCTGAGTTTTACCGGTGACAGCCCGCAGGTCGGTGAAACCCTGTCCGTCGAGCTGACCTGTACCAACCACGACCTGCCACGCCGCTTGCAGGTCGGTGAAATCGACCAGCCCTGTGAAAACGGTCCCGCATTCGTCAGGTTCCGCAACATCGTACCGGCGACCCGCAGCTATCCGCCGCCGTTGGGTCGCGACTTTCTATGGCGGCTGATCAGCAACATGTCGCTCAACTACCTGTCGTTGACCAATGTCGAGGCGCTGAAGGTCATCCTGCAGACCTACGACCTGCCACGTCACTACGACCCGCATGCCGAAAGGCTCAGCAACCACCTGCTCGGCGGCCTGCAGGCGGTGCAGCACCTGGGCGTCGACCGCTTGCACCAGGGCTTGCCGGTGCGTGGCCTGCGTACCCTGCTGCGCATCGACCCACGCCACTTCAGCGGCGCAGGCGATCTGTTCCTGTTCGCCTCGGTGCTCAACGAATTCTTCGCGCTCTACGCCAGCCTCAACTCCTTTCACGAGTTGCAGGTCATCACCACTCAGGGAGAGAACCATCGATGGAAGCCACGCATGGGGCAACAACCCCTGTTGTGA
- the tssG gene encoding type VI secretion system baseplate subunit TssG, with protein MEATHGATTPVVNRLTGSIREYSLYQALGQIIARLREHHPQLDEQALYELVEFQANPGLGFPGSDIERLEFFEEQGRLHARLHLNLLALCGSASPLPAFYAEQALRDGEEGTRTRAFLDLFHHRLQRLLLPVWRRYRYYASFRRGAEDDFSQRLFALIGLGSPALRASRALNWKRLLPYLGLLSLRGHSAALVEAVLRYYFKHARLHIEQCVERRVDILAEQLNRLGLGHSCLGNDLVIGRQVRDRAGKFRIHVCQLDWQRFHDFLPGGSGHEPLCALVRFTLRDPLDYDIRLQLRHEELRELRLGEHNPCRLGWTSWLGRERADGVVTLGHRIH; from the coding sequence ATGGAAGCCACGCATGGGGCAACAACCCCTGTTGTGAACCGGCTGACCGGTTCGATTCGCGAGTACTCGCTGTACCAGGCCCTGGGCCAGATCATCGCGCGGTTGCGCGAGCACCATCCGCAGCTCGATGAGCAGGCGCTGTACGAGCTGGTGGAGTTCCAGGCCAACCCTGGCCTGGGCTTTCCCGGCAGTGACATCGAGCGTCTGGAGTTCTTTGAAGAACAGGGGCGGTTGCATGCCCGGCTGCACTTGAACCTGCTTGCCCTGTGCGGTTCGGCATCGCCTTTGCCGGCGTTCTACGCCGAGCAGGCGCTGCGCGATGGCGAGGAGGGCACGCGAACCCGGGCGTTTCTCGACCTGTTTCATCACCGCTTGCAGCGCCTGCTGCTGCCGGTATGGCGCCGGTATCGTTATTACGCCAGCTTCCGTCGGGGAGCCGAAGACGATTTCTCACAGCGCCTGTTCGCCCTGATCGGCCTGGGTTCGCCCGCCCTGCGTGCCTCCCGGGCCCTGAACTGGAAACGCCTGTTGCCCTATCTCGGCCTGCTCAGCCTGCGCGGCCATTCCGCCGCGCTGGTCGAGGCGGTCCTGCGCTACTACTTCAAGCATGCCCGGTTACACATCGAGCAGTGCGTTGAGCGCCGCGTCGACATTCTCGCCGAGCAGCTCAATCGCCTCGGCCTGGGGCACTCATGCCTGGGCAATGACCTGGTGATCGGCCGGCAGGTACGCGATCGGGCCGGCAAATTCCGCATCCATGTCTGCCAGCTCGACTGGCAGCGCTTCCACGACTTCCTGCCCGGAGGCAGCGGCCATGAGCCGTTGTGCGCCTTGGTGCGCTTCACCTTGCGCGACCCGTTGGACTACGACATCCGCCTGCAACTGCGTCACGAAGAACTTCGCGAGCTGCGCCTTGGCGAGCACAACCCGTGTCGTCTGGGCTGGACCAGCTGGCTGGGCCGCGAGCGCGCCGACGGCGTCGTCACCCTCGGCCACCGGATTCACTGA
- the tssH gene encoding type VI secretion system ATPase TssH, protein MINLDLQKLIQALDADTRRDLETCAQRCVTRGASQVLVEDLLLCLLERPQGLLPQGLRDADVDAGALRNLLQPQPGQSTSRNPAFAPELVQWLQEALLLAHLELGQSSVGEAALLLAVLNNPLAHAGCAYQPWLAKLDASRLKASVDEPGARAGAGSGGDSLLERFTHDLTAQAREGALDPVLCRDSEIARMIDVLARRRKNNPILVGEAGVGKTALAEGLALRIVAGEVPPVLEAVRLLTLDLGLLQAGASVKGEFERRLQGVIDEAGRSMPPVILFIDEAHTLIGSGNQPGAADAANLLKPALARGQLRTIAATTWSEYKRYFEKDPALARRFQPVQVNEPSPEQAVAILRGLAATYERSHGVYIRDDALQAAVSLSARYLAGRQLPDKAVDVLDTACARVRISLASAPQSLARLRGERAAGYRQVQALRRDALAGLRVDRRALASLEARLPELERQLTRLEADWHIQREQAGRLLALRLALDDGGWPGGMGLDEALPEERSSLARELTVARAELEEHERGQRLVSFEVCPRVVAEVVSAWSEVPVQQLAREHNTRVEGFASDLQARIRGQGHAVQALDRAVRCAAAGLNRADAPVGVFLLVGPSGVGKTETARALADLLYGGERFLTTLNMTEFQEKHSLSRLIGAPPGYVGYGEGGMLTEAVRQRPYSVVLLDEVEKADPEVLNLFYQIFDKGLANDGEGREIDFRHTLILLTSNLASEQIEALCADGARPEAALLAEHIRPTLIRHFKPALLARMQVVPYYPIAGEVLGEVVTLKLQRLASRLRERDLRFSYSPRLAEHLSARCRQDHSGARLIDQLLENGLMPTLVDRLLAAMARGERLEHAHADLDAQGALAWEFS, encoded by the coding sequence ATGATCAATCTGGACCTGCAAAAACTCATTCAGGCCCTCGACGCCGACACGCGCCGCGACCTGGAAACCTGCGCGCAACGCTGCGTGACCCGGGGCGCCAGCCAAGTACTGGTCGAGGACTTGCTGCTATGCCTGCTGGAGCGCCCCCAGGGGCTGCTGCCGCAGGGCCTGCGTGATGCCGACGTCGATGCCGGGGCGCTGCGCAACCTGTTACAGCCGCAGCCGGGGCAGAGCACTTCGCGCAACCCGGCGTTCGCCCCCGAGCTGGTGCAATGGCTGCAGGAGGCGCTGCTGCTGGCCCACCTCGAACTAGGCCAGAGCAGTGTTGGCGAAGCCGCGTTGTTGCTGGCGGTGCTGAATAACCCCTTGGCGCATGCCGGCTGCGCCTACCAGCCCTGGCTGGCAAAACTCGATGCCAGCCGCTTGAAGGCCAGCGTGGATGAACCTGGCGCCCGGGCGGGCGCCGGTTCTGGCGGCGACTCCCTGCTGGAGCGCTTTACCCATGACCTGACGGCCCAGGCCCGCGAGGGCGCTTTGGACCCGGTGCTGTGTCGCGACAGCGAGATCGCCCGGATGATCGACGTGCTGGCCAGGCGTCGCAAGAACAACCCGATCCTGGTAGGCGAGGCCGGGGTCGGCAAGACCGCGCTGGCCGAAGGCCTGGCCCTGCGCATCGTGGCGGGCGAGGTGCCGCCGGTGCTGGAGGCTGTGCGGCTGCTGACTCTGGATCTTGGACTGCTGCAGGCGGGGGCCAGCGTCAAGGGTGAATTCGAGCGGCGCCTGCAAGGGGTCATCGACGAAGCCGGCCGGTCCATGCCCCCGGTAATCCTGTTCATCGATGAAGCCCATACCCTGATCGGCAGTGGCAACCAGCCCGGCGCCGCCGATGCGGCCAACCTGCTCAAGCCCGCCCTGGCGCGTGGCCAGTTGCGCACCATCGCCGCCACGACCTGGAGCGAGTACAAGCGCTACTTCGAAAAAGACCCCGCACTGGCTCGGCGCTTCCAGCCTGTGCAGGTCAACGAGCCGAGCCCAGAGCAGGCGGTGGCGATTCTGCGTGGCCTGGCTGCCACCTACGAGCGCAGCCATGGGGTCTACATTCGCGACGATGCCTTGCAGGCCGCCGTCAGCCTGTCGGCTCGCTATCTGGCCGGTCGTCAACTGCCGGACAAGGCCGTGGATGTGCTGGACACCGCCTGTGCGCGGGTGCGCATCAGCCTGGCCAGTGCCCCACAGAGCCTGGCCAGGTTGCGCGGTGAGCGGGCTGCCGGTTACCGGCAGGTGCAGGCGTTGCGCCGGGATGCCCTGGCCGGGTTGCGGGTCGACCGCCGGGCGTTGGCCAGCCTGGAGGCCCGCTTGCCGGAACTCGAGCGGCAGCTGACCCGCCTGGAAGCGGACTGGCACATCCAGCGTGAACAGGCCGGTCGCCTGTTGGCGTTGCGGCTAGCGCTGGACGATGGCGGTTGGCCTGGCGGCATGGGTCTGGATGAGGCTTTGCCTGAGGAGCGCAGCAGCCTGGCGCGTGAACTGACGGTTGCCAGGGCCGAGCTGGAAGAGCATGAGCGCGGACAGCGGTTGGTCAGTTTCGAGGTATGTCCGCGTGTGGTGGCCGAAGTGGTCAGCGCCTGGAGCGAGGTGCCGGTGCAGCAGCTGGCCCGAGAACACAATACGCGGGTCGAGGGCTTCGCCAGCGACCTGCAGGCGCGCATTCGTGGGCAGGGACATGCCGTGCAGGCGCTCGATCGTGCGGTGCGCTGCGCCGCTGCCGGCTTGAACCGCGCCGATGCGCCGGTGGGGGTATTTCTGCTGGTAGGCCCCAGTGGCGTGGGCAAGACCGAGACGGCGCGGGCCCTGGCCGACCTGCTGTATGGCGGCGAGCGCTTCCTGACCACCCTGAACATGACCGAATTCCAGGAAAAGCACAGCCTGTCGCGGCTGATCGGCGCGCCGCCGGGTTATGTCGGTTACGGTGAGGGCGGCATGCTCACCGAGGCGGTACGCCAGCGCCCTTACTCGGTGGTGCTGCTCGATGAGGTCGAGAAGGCCGATCCTGAGGTATTGAACCTGTTCTACCAGATCTTCGACAAAGGCCTGGCCAACGATGGCGAAGGCCGTGAGATCGACTTCCGTCACACCCTTATCTTGCTGACTTCCAACCTGGCCAGTGAACAGATTGAGGCGCTCTGTGCCGACGGCGCACGGCCTGAGGCCGCGCTGCTGGCCGAGCACATTCGCCCCACGCTCATCCGCCATTTCAAGCCGGCGCTGCTGGCGCGGATGCAGGTGGTGCCTTACTACCCGATAGCGGGCGAAGTGCTCGGTGAGGTCGTGACGCTCAAGCTGCAACGCCTGGCCAGCCGGCTGCGCGAGCGCGACCTGCGCTTCAGCTACAGCCCCCGGCTGGCCGAGCACCTGAGCGCACGCTGCCGTCAGGACCACAGCGGGGCCAGGCTCATCGATCAGCTGTTGGAAAACGGGTTGATGCCGACCCTGGTCGACCGCCTGCTCGCCGCCATGGCCAGGGGGGAACGCCTGGAACATGCGCATGCCGACCTCGATGCGCAAGGCGCTCTGGCCTGGGAGTTCTCCTGA
- a CDS encoding sigma-54 interaction domain-containing protein: MTPPILDEQAEALLMRCLRLFSNECPQRLKDDFVQALSYITGCELGQLYLLADGGPDLQLAAEHLVAPLSPRQCAALPSYHSCPLLAFVLRQRTALHLDSLDPALHDTSFLPSAQMPWQSLLCVPLCDRRGKAVGLLLCVSARRLPLGHHSGLLSQLGDLLSSRLAALQAPLLQETPVHYPSCSDDFGLLGDSPAIRDARRMISKVLASDCTVLLTGETGTGKELAARAIHEQGTRRAGAFVVQNCAAFPESLLESELFGYRKGAFTGALRDRPGLFDTAHGGTLLLDEIGDMPLALQAKLLRVLQEGEVRPLGANTTHRIDVRVIASTHRDLLAMAKTGQFREDLYYRLAQFPIELPALRHRTGDAVPLARYFASQASRPGETGVAPLRWSPAVLDFLATHAFPGNVRELKGMVERAVLLCEDGQLSLEHFICRPGALPEREPGLRQRLERFERSLLIESLHSNGGNRTRTARQLGVARRTLQYRLQRLNIQSLPDGGC, encoded by the coding sequence ATGACCCCGCCGATTCTCGATGAGCAGGCCGAGGCCCTGCTGATGCGCTGCCTCCGTCTGTTCAGCAACGAGTGCCCGCAACGTCTCAAGGACGACTTCGTCCAGGCACTGTCGTATATCACTGGCTGTGAGCTGGGGCAGTTGTACCTGCTGGCAGATGGCGGCCCGGACCTGCAGCTTGCCGCCGAACACCTGGTCGCGCCGCTCTCGCCACGCCAGTGCGCAGCGCTGCCGAGCTACCACAGCTGCCCGCTGCTGGCGTTCGTGCTGCGTCAGCGGACGGCGCTGCATCTGGACAGCCTCGACCCCGCGCTGCACGACACGTCCTTCCTGCCGTCCGCTCAGATGCCCTGGCAGTCATTGTTGTGCGTGCCATTGTGCGACCGCCGAGGCAAGGCCGTTGGCCTGCTGCTGTGTGTCAGCGCCAGGCGCTTGCCACTGGGTCATCACAGCGGGTTGCTCAGTCAGCTTGGCGATCTGCTCTCCAGCCGCCTGGCCGCGTTGCAGGCACCGCTATTGCAAGAGACACCTGTGCATTACCCGTCGTGCTCCGACGACTTCGGGTTGCTGGGCGACAGCCCGGCGATCCGCGATGCCCGGCGCATGATCAGCAAGGTCCTGGCCAGTGACTGCACGGTGCTGCTCACCGGTGAAACCGGCACTGGCAAGGAACTGGCGGCGCGCGCTATCCATGAGCAAGGCACCCGGCGCGCAGGCGCCTTCGTGGTCCAGAACTGCGCCGCCTTTCCGGAAAGCCTGCTGGAAAGCGAGCTGTTCGGTTACCGCAAGGGCGCCTTCACCGGTGCCCTGCGCGACCGTCCAGGGCTGTTCGATACCGCGCATGGCGGCACGCTGTTGCTCGACGAAATCGGCGACATGCCTCTGGCCTTGCAGGCCAAGCTGCTGCGTGTGCTGCAAGAGGGTGAAGTACGACCACTGGGGGCCAACACCACGCATCGTATCGATGTGCGAGTGATCGCCTCGACACACAGAGACCTGCTCGCCATGGCCAAGACGGGGCAGTTCCGCGAAGACTTGTACTACCGCCTGGCGCAGTTTCCCATCGAACTGCCAGCCTTGCGTCATCGCACCGGCGATGCCGTGCCGCTGGCCCGGTATTTCGCGAGCCAGGCCAGCCGTCCTGGCGAAACCGGCGTGGCGCCGTTGCGCTGGTCCCCGGCGGTGCTGGATTTCCTTGCCACTCATGCCTTTCCCGGCAATGTCCGCGAACTCAAGGGCATGGTCGAGCGCGCGGTATTGCTGTGCGAGGACGGGCAGTTGTCGCTGGAACATTTCATCTGCCGTCCCGGTGCGCTGCCCGAGCGCGAACCTGGCCTGCGCCAGCGACTGGAGCGCTTCGAGCGTTCATTGCTGATCGAGAGCCTGCACAGCAACGGCGGCAACCGCACCAGGACCGCCCGCCAGCTGGGCGTGGCGCGCCGCACCCTGCAGTACCGCCTGCAGCGCCTGAACATTCAATCCCTACCCGATGGCGGTTGCTGA
- the tssJ gene encoding type VI secretion system lipoprotein TssJ, giving the protein MSARISPARQPVSGALVLCVLLGLGGCAALSEPEPTRLDLTLAASERLNPDLHGRPSPVVVRLYELRQPAAFQASAFFDLYERARANLAADLLASEELELRPGETRRLKLLVEQGRYVGVLAGYRDLGSGRWRQVLSLSRGQRNTAVLLLDEEGLGQAPVAPGSQGGQP; this is encoded by the coding sequence GTGAGTGCGAGAATTTCACCTGCCAGACAGCCGGTGAGCGGGGCACTGGTGCTGTGCGTACTGCTGGGCCTCGGCGGCTGCGCGGCCCTGTCGGAGCCTGAACCGACGCGGCTCGACCTGACCCTTGCGGCCAGCGAGCGACTCAACCCCGACCTGCATGGGCGCCCATCGCCAGTGGTGGTGCGTCTGTACGAGTTGCGCCAGCCGGCGGCTTTCCAGGCCAGTGCGTTCTTCGACCTCTATGAGCGGGCCCGCGCCAATCTGGCCGCGGACCTGCTGGCCAGCGAAGAACTGGAGCTGCGCCCCGGCGAAACCCGTCGGCTCAAGCTGCTGGTCGAGCAGGGGCGCTATGTCGGTGTGCTGGCGGGCTACCGTGACCTGGGTTCGGGGCGCTGGCGCCAGGTACTCAGCTTGTCCCGAGGGCAGCGCAACACAGCCGTGCTGCTACTGGACGAAGAAGGTCTGGGTCAGGCGCCCGTCGCGCCGGGCAGTCAGGGAGGCCAGCCATGA